The Carassius carassius chromosome 9, fCarCar2.1, whole genome shotgun sequence genome includes a region encoding these proteins:
- the LOC132149275 gene encoding COP9 signalosome complex subunit 1 isoform X2 has product MPLPVQVFNFQECFQSGQQDAERQVQGRIRESLILPVRSASSSWLELNFNGQRSVSDLFMDFTAGFNVYSSSSSSYSLEGSVEPMQIDADPQEDQQNAPDTNYVVENPTLDLEQYASSYSGLMRIERLQFIADHCPQLRVEALKMALSFVQRTFNVDVYEEIHRKLTEATRDVQGVPDAVPEGAVEPPPLDTAWAESTRKKALLKLEKLDTDLKNYKGNSIKESIRRGHDDLGDHYLDCGDLSNALKCYSRARDYCTSAKHVINMCLNVIKVSVYLQNWSHVLSYVSKAESTPEIAEQRGERDSQNQAVLTKLKCAAGLAELASRKYKPAAKCFLQASFDHCDFPELLSPSNVAVYGGLCALATFDRQELQRNVISSSSFKLFLELEPQVRDIIFKFYESKYASCLKMLDEIKDNLLLDMYLAPHVRTLYTQIRNRALIQYFSPYVSADMNKMAVAFNTTVAALEDELTQLILEGLINGRIDSHSKILYARDVDQRSTTFEKSLQMGKEFQRRAKAMILRAAVLRNQIHVKSPPREGSQGELTPANSQTRMSTNM; this is encoded by the exons ATGCCACTACCCGTGCAGGTCTTCAACTTTCAG GAGTGTTTTCAGTCAGGTCAGCAGGATGCTGAAAGGCAGGTTCAGGGCAGGATCAGGGAAAGCTTGATTTTGCCAGTGAGATCAGCCTCGTCCTCATGGCTAGAGCTGAACTTCAACGGTCAAAGAAGCGTGTCTGATCTGTTCATGGATTTTACTGCTGGATTCAATGTGTACAGCTCAAGCTCCTCGTCATACTCACTGGAG GGGTCTGTAGAGCCCATGCAGATAGATGCTGACCCTCAGGAAGACCAGCAGAATGCGCCCGACACCAACTATGTTGTGGAAAACCCCACATTG GATCTAGAGCAGTATGCCTCCAGTTACAGTGGGCTGATGAGGATCGAGAGGCTGCAGTTTATCGCAGACCACTGCCCCCAGCTACGAGTGGAAGCACTGAAGATGGCCCTGTCCTTTGTCCAAAGAACCTTTAATGTTGACGTCTATGAAGAAATCCATCGCAAACTCACTGAAGCCACAAG GGATGTGCAAGGTGTCCCAGATGCGGTACCGGAGGGGGCAGTTGAACCCCCTCCTCTCGACACAGCCTGGGCAGAATCCACCAGGAAAAAAGCCCTGCTCAAACTGGAGAAGCTGGACACTGACCTCAAGAACTACAAGGGAAACTCCATCAAAGAAAGCATAAG GAGGGGTCATGATGACCTTGGAGATCACTACCTTGACTGTGGTGACCTCAGCAATGCCCTGAAATGCTACTCCCGAGCCAGAGACTACTGCACTAGCGCCAAACATGTCATCAACATGTGTCTTAATGTAATCAAG GTTAGTGTTTACCTCCAAAACTGGTCCCATGTACTTAGCTACGTCAGCAAGGCGGAATCCACTCCAGAGATAGCAGAG caaagaggagagagagatagTCAAAACCAAGCTGTTCTAACCAAACTGAAATGTGCTGCAG GATTGGCAGAGCTTGCCTCAAGAAAGTACAAACCGGCTGCCAAGTGCTTCCTGCAAGCCTCCTTTGACCACTGCGACTTCCCTGAG CTACTTTCCCCCAGTAATGTAGCAGTGTACGGGGGGCTGTGTGCCCTGGCTACATTTGACAGACAGGAACTGCAGCGAAATGTCATCTCAAGCAG ctcctttaaattatttttagagtTGGAACCACAAGTCCGTGATATTATCTTCAAGTTTTACGAGTCAAAGTATGCATCTTGTCTGAAAATGCTGGATGAAATAAAG gATAATCTCCTCCTAGACATGTATCTGGCTCCTCATGTAAGAACACTGTACACACAAATCAGGAACCGAGCCCTCATACAG TACTTTAGCCCCTATGTGTCAGCAGACATGAACAAAATGGCCGTGGCCTTCAATACCACGGTGGCAGCTCTGGAGGATGAACTGACCCAGCTGATCCTAGAGGGCCTGATCAATGGCCGTATCGACTCCCACAGCAAG ATCCTGTATGCCAGGGACGTGGATCAGAGAAGCACAACCTTTGAGAAGTCTCTACAGATGGGCAAAGAGTTCCAGAGACGAGCAAAAGCCATGATCTTGCGGGCAGCTGTGCTTCGTAATCAGATACACGTCAAG TCCCCTCCAAGAGAAGGCAGTCAAGGGGAGCTCACACCTGCCAACAGCCAAACACGAATGAGCACCAACATGTGA
- the LOC132149275 gene encoding COP9 signalosome complex subunit 1 isoform X3 — MPLPVQVFNFQGSVEPMQIDADPQEDQQNAPDTNYVVENPTLDLEQYASSYSGLMRIERLQFIADHCPQLRVEALKMALSFVQRTFNVDVYEEIHRKLTEATRDVQGVPDAVPEGAVEPPPLDTAWAESTRKKALLKLEKLDTDLKNYKGNSIKESIRRGHDDLGDHYLDCGDLSNALKCYSRARDYCTSAKHVINMCLNVIKVSVYLQNWSHVLSYVSKAESTPEIAEQRGERDSQNQAVLTKLKCAAGLAELASRKYKPAAKCFLQASFDHCDFPELLSPSNVAVYGGLCALATFDRQELQRNVISSSSFKLFLELEPQVRDIIFKFYESKYASCLKMLDEIKDNLLLDMYLAPHVRTLYTQIRNRALIQYFSPYVSADMNKMAVAFNTTVAALEDELTQLILEGLINGRIDSHSKILYARDVDQRSTTFEKSLQMGKEFQRRAKAMILRAAVLRNQIHVKSPPREGSQGELTPANSQTRMSTNM; from the exons ATGCCACTACCCGTGCAGGTCTTCAACTTTCAG GGGTCTGTAGAGCCCATGCAGATAGATGCTGACCCTCAGGAAGACCAGCAGAATGCGCCCGACACCAACTATGTTGTGGAAAACCCCACATTG GATCTAGAGCAGTATGCCTCCAGTTACAGTGGGCTGATGAGGATCGAGAGGCTGCAGTTTATCGCAGACCACTGCCCCCAGCTACGAGTGGAAGCACTGAAGATGGCCCTGTCCTTTGTCCAAAGAACCTTTAATGTTGACGTCTATGAAGAAATCCATCGCAAACTCACTGAAGCCACAAG GGATGTGCAAGGTGTCCCAGATGCGGTACCGGAGGGGGCAGTTGAACCCCCTCCTCTCGACACAGCCTGGGCAGAATCCACCAGGAAAAAAGCCCTGCTCAAACTGGAGAAGCTGGACACTGACCTCAAGAACTACAAGGGAAACTCCATCAAAGAAAGCATAAG GAGGGGTCATGATGACCTTGGAGATCACTACCTTGACTGTGGTGACCTCAGCAATGCCCTGAAATGCTACTCCCGAGCCAGAGACTACTGCACTAGCGCCAAACATGTCATCAACATGTGTCTTAATGTAATCAAG GTTAGTGTTTACCTCCAAAACTGGTCCCATGTACTTAGCTACGTCAGCAAGGCGGAATCCACTCCAGAGATAGCAGAG caaagaggagagagagatagTCAAAACCAAGCTGTTCTAACCAAACTGAAATGTGCTGCAG GATTGGCAGAGCTTGCCTCAAGAAAGTACAAACCGGCTGCCAAGTGCTTCCTGCAAGCCTCCTTTGACCACTGCGACTTCCCTGAG CTACTTTCCCCCAGTAATGTAGCAGTGTACGGGGGGCTGTGTGCCCTGGCTACATTTGACAGACAGGAACTGCAGCGAAATGTCATCTCAAGCAG ctcctttaaattatttttagagtTGGAACCACAAGTCCGTGATATTATCTTCAAGTTTTACGAGTCAAAGTATGCATCTTGTCTGAAAATGCTGGATGAAATAAAG gATAATCTCCTCCTAGACATGTATCTGGCTCCTCATGTAAGAACACTGTACACACAAATCAGGAACCGAGCCCTCATACAG TACTTTAGCCCCTATGTGTCAGCAGACATGAACAAAATGGCCGTGGCCTTCAATACCACGGTGGCAGCTCTGGAGGATGAACTGACCCAGCTGATCCTAGAGGGCCTGATCAATGGCCGTATCGACTCCCACAGCAAG ATCCTGTATGCCAGGGACGTGGATCAGAGAAGCACAACCTTTGAGAAGTCTCTACAGATGGGCAAAGAGTTCCAGAGACGAGCAAAAGCCATGATCTTGCGGGCAGCTGTGCTTCGTAATCAGATACACGTCAAG TCCCCTCCAAGAGAAGGCAGTCAAGGGGAGCTCACACCTGCCAACAGCCAAACACGAATGAGCACCAACATGTGA
- the LOC132149275 gene encoding COP9 signalosome complex subunit 1 isoform X1, which translates to MNTSDRAVLVYTESGPECFQSGQQDAERQVQGRIRESLILPVRSASSSWLELNFNGQRSVSDLFMDFTAGFNVYSSSSSSYSLEGSVEPMQIDADPQEDQQNAPDTNYVVENPTLDLEQYASSYSGLMRIERLQFIADHCPQLRVEALKMALSFVQRTFNVDVYEEIHRKLTEATRDVQGVPDAVPEGAVEPPPLDTAWAESTRKKALLKLEKLDTDLKNYKGNSIKESIRRGHDDLGDHYLDCGDLSNALKCYSRARDYCTSAKHVINMCLNVIKVSVYLQNWSHVLSYVSKAESTPEIAEQRGERDSQNQAVLTKLKCAAGLAELASRKYKPAAKCFLQASFDHCDFPELLSPSNVAVYGGLCALATFDRQELQRNVISSSSFKLFLELEPQVRDIIFKFYESKYASCLKMLDEIKDNLLLDMYLAPHVRTLYTQIRNRALIQYFSPYVSADMNKMAVAFNTTVAALEDELTQLILEGLINGRIDSHSKILYARDVDQRSTTFEKSLQMGKEFQRRAKAMILRAAVLRNQIHVKSPPREGSQGELTPANSQTRMSTNM; encoded by the exons ATGAATACATCCGACAGAGCTGTTTTGGTTTACACCGAAAGTGGTCCA GAGTGTTTTCAGTCAGGTCAGCAGGATGCTGAAAGGCAGGTTCAGGGCAGGATCAGGGAAAGCTTGATTTTGCCAGTGAGATCAGCCTCGTCCTCATGGCTAGAGCTGAACTTCAACGGTCAAAGAAGCGTGTCTGATCTGTTCATGGATTTTACTGCTGGATTCAATGTGTACAGCTCAAGCTCCTCGTCATACTCACTGGAG GGGTCTGTAGAGCCCATGCAGATAGATGCTGACCCTCAGGAAGACCAGCAGAATGCGCCCGACACCAACTATGTTGTGGAAAACCCCACATTG GATCTAGAGCAGTATGCCTCCAGTTACAGTGGGCTGATGAGGATCGAGAGGCTGCAGTTTATCGCAGACCACTGCCCCCAGCTACGAGTGGAAGCACTGAAGATGGCCCTGTCCTTTGTCCAAAGAACCTTTAATGTTGACGTCTATGAAGAAATCCATCGCAAACTCACTGAAGCCACAAG GGATGTGCAAGGTGTCCCAGATGCGGTACCGGAGGGGGCAGTTGAACCCCCTCCTCTCGACACAGCCTGGGCAGAATCCACCAGGAAAAAAGCCCTGCTCAAACTGGAGAAGCTGGACACTGACCTCAAGAACTACAAGGGAAACTCCATCAAAGAAAGCATAAG GAGGGGTCATGATGACCTTGGAGATCACTACCTTGACTGTGGTGACCTCAGCAATGCCCTGAAATGCTACTCCCGAGCCAGAGACTACTGCACTAGCGCCAAACATGTCATCAACATGTGTCTTAATGTAATCAAG GTTAGTGTTTACCTCCAAAACTGGTCCCATGTACTTAGCTACGTCAGCAAGGCGGAATCCACTCCAGAGATAGCAGAG caaagaggagagagagatagTCAAAACCAAGCTGTTCTAACCAAACTGAAATGTGCTGCAG GATTGGCAGAGCTTGCCTCAAGAAAGTACAAACCGGCTGCCAAGTGCTTCCTGCAAGCCTCCTTTGACCACTGCGACTTCCCTGAG CTACTTTCCCCCAGTAATGTAGCAGTGTACGGGGGGCTGTGTGCCCTGGCTACATTTGACAGACAGGAACTGCAGCGAAATGTCATCTCAAGCAG ctcctttaaattatttttagagtTGGAACCACAAGTCCGTGATATTATCTTCAAGTTTTACGAGTCAAAGTATGCATCTTGTCTGAAAATGCTGGATGAAATAAAG gATAATCTCCTCCTAGACATGTATCTGGCTCCTCATGTAAGAACACTGTACACACAAATCAGGAACCGAGCCCTCATACAG TACTTTAGCCCCTATGTGTCAGCAGACATGAACAAAATGGCCGTGGCCTTCAATACCACGGTGGCAGCTCTGGAGGATGAACTGACCCAGCTGATCCTAGAGGGCCTGATCAATGGCCGTATCGACTCCCACAGCAAG ATCCTGTATGCCAGGGACGTGGATCAGAGAAGCACAACCTTTGAGAAGTCTCTACAGATGGGCAAAGAGTTCCAGAGACGAGCAAAAGCCATGATCTTGCGGGCAGCTGTGCTTCGTAATCAGATACACGTCAAG TCCCCTCCAAGAGAAGGCAGTCAAGGGGAGCTCACACCTGCCAACAGCCAAACACGAATGAGCACCAACATGTGA